In Lachancea thermotolerans CBS 6340 chromosome H complete sequence, a single genomic region encodes these proteins:
- the IPL1 gene encoding aurora kinase (similar to uniprot|P38991 Saccharomyces cerevisiae YPL209C IPL1 Aurora kinase involved in regulating kinetochore-microtubule attachments associates with Sli5p which stimulates Ipl1p kinase activity and promotes its association with the mitotic spindle potential Cdc28p substrate): MTTDTRGTIFGKLLGVMNGKSTAGSEMRRNSLHQRNLLLSMRLNSGPGRKSLGTSSRGTTSHRLTKENWRASFSSGSSRLGVAPTFSGQKSLQDSRSRVSSPVKVGADDGRSSPAKVPLLSGTKADSSPARYKDFTLDDFEIGKKLGKGKFGKVYCVKHKQTGFICALKAMKKKEIIQYNVEKQFRREVEIQSSLKHPNLTRLYGYFHDEKRVYLLMEYLVNGELYKHLRSHGPFNDIVASHFVYQMADALDYMHSKHIIHRDIKPENILLGFQNTLKLTDFGWSVTNLNNSRRRTLCGTMDYLSPELIKSREYDNKVDVWALGVLTYELLVGTPPFLEDSKEMTYKRIKRRDLKFPDHISSQARDIISKLLEYEPNARIALRDVKKHPWILKNRPFW; the protein is encoded by the coding sequence ATGACTACCGACACTAGGGGTACTATTTTCGGTAAGCTTTTGGGAGTAATGAATGGCAAAAGTACTGCAGGATCAGAAATGCGCCGTAACTCATTACACCAGCGcaatcttcttctcagtATGCGGCTGAACAGTGGCCCGGGTAGGAAGAGTTTAGGGACTTCAAGCAGAGGGACAACTAGCCACCGACTGacaaaagaaaactggaGGGCATCATTTTCATCTGGATCCAGCAGACTCGGCGTGGCGCCGACTTTTTCAGGCCAGAAATCCCTACAGGATAGCCGATCAAGGGTGTCGTCCCCAGTTAAGGTTGGGGCTGATGATGGACGTAGCTCCCCGGCCAAAGTCCCTTTGCTGAGTGGTACGAAAGCAGACAGCTCACCAGCTCGCTACAAAGACTTCACATTagatgattttgaaatagGAAAAAAGTTGGGGAAAGGCAAGTTTGGAAAGGTATATTGCGTCAAGCACAAGCAAACTGGTTTTATTTGTGCCCTGAAggcaatgaagaagaaggagatcATCCAATACAATGTCGAGAAACAATTTCGACGCGAAGTGGAAATTCAATCTTCTCTAAAACACCCAAACCTGACCCGGCTCTATGGATATTTTCATGATGAGAAGCGCGTTTACCTTTTAATGGAGTACCTTGTAAACGGCGAACTTTACAAGCACCTGAGATCTCATGGTCCTTTTAACGACATCGTTGCGTCCCACTTCGTTTACCAGATGGCTGACGCTTTGGACTATATGCACAGCAAGCATATCATTCACAGAGACATCAAGCCAGAAAACATCCTCCTAGGATTTCAAAATACTTTGAAATTGACGGATTTTGGGTGGAGTGTCACAAACTTGAATAATTCCAGGAGGAGAACGTTGTGCGGTACCATGGACTATCTTTCACCAGAATTGATAAAGTCTAGAGAATATGATAACAAGGTCGATGTTTGGGCACTTGGGGTCCTGACATATGAGCTCTTGGTAGGGACCCCGCCGTTTCTCGAGGACTCAAAAGAAATGACTTATAAACGAATAAAACGAAGGGACCTTAAGTTTCCAGACCATATTTCTAGCCAAGCGCGAGACATCATAAGCAAGCTTCTGGAATATGAGCCGAATGCTCGGATAGCTCTTAGAGATGTCAAAAAACATCCGtggattttgaaaaaccgTCCTTTTTGGTAA
- the MRH4 gene encoding ATP-dependent RNA helicase (similar to uniprot|P53166 Saccharomyces cerevisiae YGL064C MRH4 Mitochondrial RNA helicase plays an essential role in mitochondrial function), which translates to MNPLLRSMSHPVIRSLGSFRCSSTYARGAARIGGKNKSSRHSLVSTIKKSPANRNKKDEPSSQIFHYGAFGGLKEINAQDSQKTAGILSKVTDFDQLKILPEVRTAVKKVISRETIAKSPDLTEASEKDIKPSPVQVAVIQKLSKTLTNRQLQVHMVAAETGSGKTMAYLTPLLDYLKRGEQDDPEGWDQIKDKAIVRSVILVPTHELVEQVYKTVKLNADLLGLHAFRWNMDTSYNDFIEAVKARIDLLVTTPGKVLNMFKVRIINRPERLLSGVRFAVLDEADTLMDRSWLEETHSAIKSFPNANHLIFCSATIPSEFSKTMDRLFPTSEAITTPKLHKISQKIDFKLIDASLNPYKGSKLKALAQALYAIMKDGTEEGFEKRCLIFVNEKKDAKKVAEQLTERYGHNCVSLTGEDAISERLDKISAFVNPPKRLNEAPSKLSDDSSKTVKREPTMLPNSNIKLTTSSSNLHGKKNTSLKVLVTTDLMARGLNFQGVRNVILFDVPKTSIDLVHRAGRTGRMMQGGRVFMIIDKKTKSWAKAVPKIVRNNKTLS; encoded by the coding sequence ATGAACCCGTTGTTAAGATCCATGTCTCACCCGGTTATCAGAAGCCTTGGATCATTTCGATGCTCGAGCACCTACGCTCGTGGTGCGGCCAGAATCGGAGGCAAGAATAAGTCATCAAGGCATAGTTTGGTCTCAACCATCAAGAAGAGCCCTGCAAACCGTaacaaaaaagatgaaCCTAGCTCGCAGATCTTCCACTATGGAGCTTTTGGTGGGCTTAAGGAAATTAATGCTCAAGACTCTCAGAAAACAGCAGGCATCTTATCTAAAGTGACAGATTTTGATCAACTCAAGATTCTTCCCGAGGTCAGAACCGCAGTGAAAAAAGTCATCTCCAGAGAAACAATCGCAAAAAGTCCAGATTTGACTGAGGCCTCTGAAAAAGATATTAAACCTTCTCCTGTTCAAGTGGCCGTCATACAGAAACTATCGAAGACGCTTACAAACAGACAATTACAGGTTCACATGGTGGCCGCAGAAACAGGCTCTGGCAAGACTATGGCGTACTTAACGCCCCTTTTGGATTACTTGAAAAGAGGAGAGCAGGATGATCCTGAGGGCTGGGATCAAATAAAAGATAAGGCGATCGTGAGATCTGTGATATTAGTACCAACTCATGAGCTAGTGGAACAAGTTTACAAAACCGTGAAATTGAACGCAGACTTGCTTGGCCTACATGCATTCAGATGGAATATGGACACCTCTTACAACGACTTCATAGAAGCTGTGAAGGCAAGAATAGATCTTCTTGTAACTACACCGGGGAAAGTCTTGAACATGTTCAAGGTGCGTATAATCAACAGGCCGGAAAGGCTGCTTTCTGGAGTTCGATTTGCAGTGTTGGACGAGGCAGACACCCTTATGGATCGTTCATGGCTAGAAGAAACTCACAGCGCGATCAAATCGTTCCCCAACGCCAATCACCTCATCTTTTGTTCAGCTACAATCCCAAGTGAGTTCAGTAAAACAATGGATCGGCTTTTTCCAACTTCCGAAGCAATCACTACTCCAAAGCTTCacaaaatttctcaaaaaatcgatttcaagctcattgaTGCTTCCCTGAATCCCTACAAGGGCTCGAAACTAAAAGCTTTAGCACAAGCTCTCTATGCTATTATGAAGGATGGAACTGAAGagggttttgaaaaaaggtGCTTGATTTTCGTTAATGAGAAAAAAGATGCCAAGAAGGTCGCCGAACAGCTTACTGAACGGTATGGTCACAATTGTGTTAGTCTGACTGGTGAAGACGCAATTTCTGAAAGGCTCGATAAAATCTCAGCTTTTGTGAATCCGCCAAAACGTCTTAATGAGGCACCTTCGAAGCTTTCAGATGACAGCTCTAAAACGGTAAAACGAGAACCCACAATGCTTCCTAATTCAAACATCAAGCTCACGACTTCCAGTTCGAATTTGCATGGAAAGAAAAATACGTCTTTGAAAGTCCTAGTTACTACAGACCTGATGGCCAGAGGCCTTAACTTTCAAGGCGTTAGAAATGTTATTCTCTTTGATGTTCCAAAAACCTCGATCGACCTTGTACATAGGGCGGGCAGGACTGGTAGAATGATGCAAGGGGGTCGCGTTTTTATGATTATTGAtaaaaaaacaaagtcTTGGGCCAAGGCCGTTCCAAAGATAGTAAGGAACAACAAAACACTATCTTAA
- the RKM1 gene encoding protein-lysine N-methyltransferase (similar to uniprot|Q08961 Saccharomyces cerevisiae YPL208W Hypothetical ORF), with translation MQAEKLKVLLDWGLDNGVKCPDDVEFVNVGGKGFACIAKSDITEAEFIIPESLIIKSSLAVSFFKVNSNQTSWLKLLIAKLKFDKSSTTVDDENLKAKFAPYIDALPDEIDSPLVWNPSELDLLGNTNLRSSLRIKLYSIFNEWKLIMETLKKHRNEVQAEILNIEETLGQSEDHVYRNITSKVFQHSSETDWWSFPAFLWSHMMFLSRAFPEYVINPSTDPSNVVLLPIIDLLNHDYRSKVEWNQRDGAFGVRKLETVLRGEEIFNNYGGKGNEELLSGYGFVLEENIFDTVALKIQLPLTTVSEITSTTHLFLPTLSDYTTSAFELSSGKETKQMLPKKDSQYKDGVLYLLSKENDAPLRWLLDLFSFLEKSPDESCSSLRVRLQGLQNLRNAIETKLSSTSSTSDRQAAGYDIKEYRARAARIYKSGQTKALKHAVNELKRTEKEWTSQHKGDLLTAKRIMRFDPNFMESELPLLLRTNANSDITLDSYDTLIILWVACKAVFNTCPREAQWAMDAFKAYSDCRENTMASSAEGQHLYQTFFPNGSSRLGQEQFINATEFLQHFSYTRLSNGEVILVKDVNL, from the coding sequence ATGCAAGCCGAAAAGCTTAAGGTGCTTTTGGATTGGGGTCTCGATAATGGAGTAAAGTGCCCAGATGACGTCGAGTTTGTCAACGTGGGCGGCAAAGGTTTTGCTTGCATCGCTAAAAGTGATATAACAGAAGCAGAATTCATTATCCCAGAAAGTTTGATTATCAAGAGCAGCTTAGCGGTaagtttcttcaaggtgAACTCGAATCAAACCTCATGGCTGAAACTTCTCATCGCCAAGCTTAAGTTCGACAAAAGTTCGACAACCGTTGACgatgaaaatttgaaagcGAAGTTCGCGCCTTATATTGACGCTCTTCCAGATGAAATTGATTCACCGCTTGTTTGGAATCCGTCGGAGCTCGATTTGCTCGGAAACACAAATTTGAGGAGCTCTTTGCGCATAAAGCTCTATTCCATTTTCAACGAATGGAAGTTGATTatggaaaccttgaaaaagcacAGAAATGAAGTCCAGGCGGAGATCCTAAACATCGAAGAGACTTTGGGACAAAGCGAAGATCATGTCTATCGTAACATAACCTCAAAAGTGTTTCAACATAGCTCTGAGACCGACTGGTGGTCCTTCCctgcttttctttggtcACATATGATGTTCTTATCCCGCGCTTTCCCTGAGTACGTGATAAATCCTTCCACTGACCCTTCAAACGTTGTGTTATTGCCAATTATTGATCTTCTTAACCATGACTATCGTTCAAAAGTTGAGTGGAATCAGCGGGATGGCGCTTTCGGAGTCCGCAAGTTGGAGACCGTCTTGAGAGGAGAAGAGATTTTCAATAACTATGGAGGGAAAGGGaacgaagagctcttgAGTGGGTATGGCTTTGTTTTAGAAGAAAACATATTTGACACGGTCGCACTTAAAATTCAACTCCCTCTGACGACTGTATCTGAGATAACGTCCACGACTCATTTGTTCTTGCCAACTCTTTCGGATTACACAACATCGGCATTTGAACTGTCTTCAGGCAAAGAAACGAAGCAGATGCTGCCTAAAAAGGATTCTCAATACAAAGATGGGGTGCTCTATTTGCTAAGTAAAGAAAATGATGCCCCTCTGAGATGGCTACTGGATCTGTTTTCGTTTCTCGAAAAGTCTCCGGACGAGTCATGCTCAAGCCTGAGAGTACGACTACAAGGGTTGCAAAACTTGCGTAATGCGATAGAAACAAAACTCTCTTCGACCAGCTCAACTTCGGACCGTCAAGCTGCTGGATATGATATCAAGGAGTAccgggcgcgcgcggcccGTATATACAAAAGCGGTCAGACCAAGGCACTCAAACACGCTGTCAACGAGCTCAAGCGCACAGAAAAAGAATGGACTTCGCAACACAAAGGCGACCTCCTGACAGCAAAGAGGATAATGCGCTTCGATCCCAATTTTATGGAGAGTGAACTGCCGCTACTGTTGCGGACCAATGCAAACTCTGACATAACTTTAGATTCTTACGATACTTTGATTATTCTCTGGGTAGCGTGCAAGGCCGTTTTCAACACATGTCCCAGAGAAGCTCAGTGGGCGATGGACGCATTCAAAGCATATTCCGATTGCCGTGAAAACACCATGGCCTCATCGGCCGAAGGCCAACATTTGTACCAGACCTTTTTCCCTAATGGGTCTAGCAGGCTTGGTCAGGAGCAGTTCATTAATGCGACAGAGTTTCTACAGCATTTTTCATATACCCGTTTATCGAACGGCGAGGTCATCTTGGTTAAAGACGTTAATTTGTAA
- the SRP72 gene encoding signal recognition particle subunit SRP72 (similar to uniprot|P38688 Saccharomyces cerevisiae YPL210C SRP72 Component of the signal recognition particle (SRP) ribonucleoprotein (RNP) complex that functions in protein targeting to the endoplasmic reticulum (ER) membrane) has protein sequence MKDLTSLLSDLNVQYNSNKHFEAAKVCKELIEAGVEDKISVLGQWLVSLIKSDCYKQGWDLLNQYDQELKGLYHLERLYIFYKLGYTKSFEKLYDELKDIEQANSFENRGLLHVRAQFCFKNGKFEEAVKIYQLLATHNEQQLDNETELACNERAAVGSTYQSGYESLLVTSLNEDSYDLLFNESLIALRRGDLDLSLKYLNQASSLAAQEGSDDDQNAIELQKAYVLQASGEKSEAKDILNDLVSKTMAGSTMHLLAQNNLKSFHDFSKYTTNVSLLLRELDVAKLSGKVSSLGHEQQQIILNNVLFLNLFNGCGIQSKKSLVSKTLANYRKTIANVVLEPYSTQAKKMFNRTMSAMSCGTGGSVFGSIVLTVQLQVLEKNFDGAIVLCESYLNKNSDSVNYEHRVVCYILLQLYRESGRSSSSNRLLEHLFAIVKDNNVKEDPEFWRFVAFNLLAQGFGSKAEDMFAKLQRISPELQLFNSSSEQHDVLSSDLDSLVSSVDVESLKKLGAAPFEGQRTRMRDTSLGKVAKKRRVHKNRKFPKDFDAEREPNPERWLPLKDRSDFRPKKKLAAKQTQGSAISRKSEQSLDISKKNRTKKGKK, from the coding sequence ATGAAAGACCTGACTTCGTTACTCTCAGATCTCAATGTACAATACAACAGCAATAAAcactttgaagctgctaagGTCTGTAAAGAGCTTATAGAAGCTGGCGTTGAAGACAAAATCAGCGTTTTGGGACAGTGGCTAGTCTCTCTAATCAAGAGCGATTGTTACAAGCAGGGCTGGGACCTTCTGAACCAATACGATCAAGAGTTGAAAGGATTGTATCATCTTGAGAGACTTTACATCTTCTACAAGCTAGGCTACAccaaaagttttgaaaagctatACGATGAATTAAAAGATATCGAGCAGGCAAATAGCTTCGAAAACAGAGGCCTGCTTCATGTTCGGGCCCAATTTTGCTTTAAGAATGGAAAgttcgaagaagctgtCAAGATCTATCAGCTTTTGGCGACTCACAACGAACAACAATTAGATAACGAAACGGAGTTGGCTTGCAACGAGAGGGCTGCAGTTGGTTCTACTTATCAATCGGGCTATGAAAGTCTTTTAGTAACATCCCTGAATGAAGACTCATACGATCTGCTTTTCAATGAATCTCTCATCGCCTTAAGAAGAGGCGATCTGGATCTATCCCTCAAATACCTTAACCAAGCATCTTCTTTGGCAGCTCAGGAAGGGTCAGATGATGACCAAAATGCaattgaacttcaaaaggcGTACGTACTCCAAGCCAGCGGAGAAAAGAGTGAGGCAAAAGACATTTTAAACGATTTAGTTTCAAAGACAATGGCAGGGTCGACCATGCACTTGCTCGCTCAGAATAATTTGAAGTCGTTCCATGATTTTTCGAAATACACCACTAATGTGTCTTTACTCCTAAGGGAGCTTGACGTCGCCAAGCTCAGTGGGAAAGTTAGCTCTCTAGGACACGAGCAACAGCAGATAATCCTCAACAAcgtcttgtttttgaatttgttcAACGGTTGTGGCATCCAATCGAAAAAGTCTCTAGTATCGAAAACCTTGGCTAACTACCGAAAGACAATAGCCAATGTTGTCTTAGAGCCTTACAGCACGCaagccaagaaaatgtTTAACCGCACTATGTCTGCCATGTCGTGTGGCACTGGAGGAAGCGTGTTTGGATCTATTGTTCTCACTGTCCAACTCcaggttttggaaaagaatTTTGATGGGGCTATTGTCTTGTGTGAAAGCtatttgaacaaaaacagcGACAGTGTTAATTATGAACATCGCGTTGTATGCTACATATTGCTCCAGCTGTACCGTGAGAGCGGAAGATCTTCATCGAGCAACCGGCTTTTAGAACACCTCTTTGCAATTGTTAAGGACAATAACGTTAAGGAGGACCCTGAGTTTTGGCGTTTTGTCGCATTCAATCTTCTCGCACAGGGTTttggttcaaaagcagaagaCATGTTCGCCAAGCTGCAAAGAATTTCACCTGAGCTGCAACTCTTTAACTCAAGCTCTGAACAGCATGACGTTTTGAGTTCCGATCTTGACTCTCTTGTTAGCTCTGTTGACGTAGAGTCATTAAAGAAGCTGGGTGCCGCGCCATTTGAAGGTCAGCGTACTCGTATGAGGGACACATCATTAGGAAAGGTcgcaaaaaagagaagagttcACAAAAACAGGAAATTTCCTAAGGACTTTGATGCTGAAAGAGAACCAAACCCCGAGAGATGGCTGCCGTTAAAGGATCGGTCAGACTTCAGGCctaaaaagaagcttgcaGCCAAGCAAACTCAAGGCAGTGCGATAAGTCGGAAAAGCGAGCAGAGCCTTGatatctcaaagaaaaatcGGACTAAGAAGGGCAAGAAATAA
- the TYW1 gene encoding putative tRNA 4-demethylwyosine synthase (similar to uniprot|Q08960 Saccharomyces cerevisiae YPL207W Hypothetical ORF), which translates to MELSTKLTDHLVVCAVVAVYLISGGRLSIGISVAVLYALAIHDSGRKVEVSEAGIIQAKSGVAGKPEKKTCCGGKGGSSCCSSGSGGKKGGCCGGSCASKKRAEEKPASTGPVFESSASEPIAIDFTHAFKPARSSKPKSGAKKMPRFISRTAGSAKKDTGFFKKALTVSNEKLSNSQIYVFYSSLQGAAERSAKTVLETLSGMPELKYEPKLLNLDELSDFDDYFVNVPCSYALYILVLPSYDSDSPLDFFLQSLQENASDFRIDKYVLRKLVGYAVLGIGDSESWPEKFCYQARQADLLLAKQGGRRVFPVGEICMKFGGDPKVSEWSKLLAETLCDDEPILYEYDETLDDEEPQDPEDELTKEPLIDLEDVGKSSELQDVSSVKKMIVKDSPTFKNLTKQGYTVVGSHSGVKICRWTKNDLRGRGSCYKHSLFNIVSSRCMELTPSLACSSKCIFCWRHGTNPVSKTWRWEVDDPEYILENALQGHYAKIKQMRGVPGVIAERFAKAFKVRHCALSLVGEPIMYPFISKFVSLLHQKEISSFLVCNAQHPEPLRDLGKVTQLYVSIDAPTKNELKKVDRPLYRDFWERLMECLDILRTTQSHQRTVFRMTLVKGFNMADVSAYADLVQRGLPCFIEVKGATFCGTSDGNGNPLTMQNIPFYEECAKFVKSLAAELQRRGLGYDVAAEHAHSNCILIASTKFKINNEWYTHIDFDRFFELLNSGKDFNHMEYLQKTPEWALFGNGGFAPGNTRFYKKKRGQEAQAKEEQGLQENVSTQPINA; encoded by the coding sequence ATGGAGCTTTCGACTAAACTGACTGACCATTTAGTAGTATGTGCCGTTGTGGCCGTCTATTTGATCTCTGGAGGTCGGCTGAGTATAGGAATATCGGTCGCTGTGCTGTATGCTCTGGCTATACACGATTCTGGCAGGAAAGTTGAAGTTTCTGAAGCTGGAATTATCCAAGCTAAGTCGGGCGTTGCAGGAAAGCCCGAAAAGAAAACGTGTTGTGGCGGGAAGGGCGGCAGCTCATGCTGTTCTTCTGGAAGTGGTGGAAAGAAAGGCGGCTGTTGCGGAGGATCatgtgcttcaaagaagagggcaGAAGAGAAACCCGCATCAACTGGACCTGTTTTCGAATCAAGTGCGAGTGAGCCCATCGCAATTGATTTTACTCACGCCTTCAAGCCTGCCAGAAGCTCCAAGCCAAAAAGTGGAGCAAAGAAGATGCCAAGATTCATCAGCAGGACTGCGGGCAGCGCTAAAAAGGACACTggtttcttcaagaaagccTTAACAGTTTCCAACGAGAAGCTCTCGAACTCTCAAATTTATGTTTTTTACTCTTCTCTGCAAGGCGCGGCAGAGCGTTCTGCTAAAACTGTTCTGGAAACGCTCTCTGGCATGCCAGAACTTAAATACGAGCCTAAGCTTCTCAACCTGGATGAACTGAGTGATTTCGATGACTACTTTGTCAATGTGCCGTGTTCTTATGCTTTATACATTTTGGTGTTACCTTCGTATGACAGCGACTCCCCATTGGACTTTTTCTTACAATctttacaagaaaatgcaAGCGACTTCAGGATAGATAAGTACGTGCTTCGGAAGCTTGTTGGATACGCGGTCCTTGGTATCGGAGATTCAGAGTCTTGGCCAGAAAAGTTCTGTTACCAGGCAAGGCAGGCCGACCTCTTATTAGCAAAGCAAGGTGGTCGTAGGGTGTTTCCCGTGGGAGAAATATGCATGAAATTTGGTGGAGATCCAAAAGTGTCGGAATGGTCTAAACTACTGGCAGAAACCTTGTGTGATGATGAACCTATACTGTACGAGTATGACGAAACTTTGGACGACGAGGAACCTCAGGACCCTGAAGATGAATTAACTAAAGAGCCACTCATCGATTTGGAAGATGTTGGAAAATCCTCTGAACTTCAAGACGTGTCCagcgtcaaaaaaatgatAGTAAAGGATAGTCCTaccttcaaaaatcttaCGAAACAAGGCTACACCGTGGTTGGATCACATTCCGGTGTGAAAATTTGCAGGTGGACTAAAAACGATCTACGTGGAAGAGGCTCATGTTATAAACACTCTCTTTTTAACATTGTATCGAGTAGGTGCATGGAATTGACTCCCTCTCTTGCGTGCTCTTCCAAGTGCATCTTCTGCTGGCGCCACGGCACTAACCCTGTCTCTAAAACTTGGAGATGGGAAGTTGACGATCCCGAGTATATCCTCGAGAATGCCTTGCAAGGACACTACGCAAAAATCAAACAAATGAGAGGTGTCCCTGGTGTCATTGCAGAAAGGTTTGCAAAGGCTTTTAAGGTTCGCCACTGCGCCCTATCCCTTGTTGGCGAACCAATCATGTATCCATTCATCAGCAAATTCGTTAGTCTCTTGCACCAAAAGGAAATCTCGAGTTTCTTGGTTTGTAACGCTCAACATCCCGAGCCTTTAAGAGATTTGGGCAAGGTCACTCAACTTTATGTCTCTATCGATGCGCCAACCAAGAATGAactgaagaaagttgaTAGGCCCCTATATCGTGACTTCTGGGAGAGGCTAATGGAATGCCTGGACATTTTGAGGACCACCCAATCCCACCAGAGGACTGTCTTCAGAATGACCCTAGTGAAGGGATTCAATATGGCTGACGTTAGCGCATATGCAGACCTTGTGCAGCGTGGTCTTCCATGTTTCATTGAGGTTAAAGGCGCCACCTTCTGCGGGACTTCTGATGGAAACGGTAATCCTTTGACCATGCAAAACATTCCATTTTACGAGGAATGTGCGAAATTTGTTAAGTCGTTGGCGGCTGAACTgcaaagaagaggtttaGGGTACGATGTTGCTGCTGAGCATGCACACTCTAATTGTATCTTAATTGCTAGTacgaagttcaaaatcaacaacGAGTGGTACACTCAcattgattttgacaggttctttgagcttctcaattCAGGCAAAGACTTTAATCACATGGAATATCTACAAAAGACCCCAGAGTGGGCATTGTTCGGTAATGGTGGTTTTGCCCCAGGCAACACCCGCTtctacaagaaaaaaagaggaCAGGAAGCACAAGCTAAAGAGGAGCAAGGCTTGCAGGAAAATGTTAGTACGCAACCTATTAACGCATAA